Proteins encoded by one window of Camelus bactrianus isolate YW-2024 breed Bactrian camel chromosome 9, ASM4877302v1, whole genome shotgun sequence:
- the LOC141578659 gene encoding carbohydrate sulfotransferase 4-like — protein MILPPKLKLLLFLSSQMAIFILFIHLYSYKFNSQNTKEEPNPTHMHVLVLSSWRSGSSFVGQLFAQHPDVFYLMEPAWHVWMTFTQSTAQRLHMAVRDLIWAVFLCDMSVFDAYMKPGPRKQSSLFQWYSSRALCSPPACNVLPQNETISQSDCRILCNQEPFEVVEKACHSHSHVVLKEVRFFNLQVLYPLLRDPSLNLHIVHLVRDPRAVFRSRERTTQDLMIDSHIVMGQDWQKLKKEDQPYYAMQVICQSQLEIYKAVQSLPKVLRQRYLLMRYEDLARDPLAQTARMYEYVGLKFLPQLQTWVYNITRGKGMGGHAFQTNARNALSVSQAWRWSLPYEKVSRLQKVCGNTMNLLGYHLATSEQEQKNLSLDLLSTWSPYQQIYREG, from the coding sequence ATGATACTACCCCCAAAATTGAAGCTACTGCTGTTCCTGTCTTCCCAGATGGCCATCTTTATCCTATTCATCCATCTCTACAGCTATAAGTTCAACTCCCAGAATACGAAGGAGGAACCCAaccccacacacatgcacgtgctgGTCCTGTCTTCGTGGCGCTCTGGCTCTTCTTTTGTGGGGCAGCTTTTTGCACAGCACCCAGATGTCTTCTACCTGATGGAGCCTGCCTGGCACGTCTGGATGACCTTCACACAAAGCACTGCCCAAAGGCTGCACATGGCAGTGCGGGATCTGATATGGGCTGTCTTTCTGTGTGACATGAGTGTCTTTGACGCCTACATGAAACCTGGGCCCCGAAAACAGTCCAGCCTCTTCCAGTGGTACAGCAGCCGTGCCCTGTGTTCCCCACCTGCCTGCAACGTCTTGCCACAAAATGAGACCATATCCCAGTCTGACTGCAGGATCCTGTGCAATCAAGAGCCCTTTGAGGTGGTAGAGAAGGCCTGCCACTCCCACAGCCACGTTGTGCTCAAGGAGGTGCGCTTCTTCAACCTGCAGGTGCTCTACCCACTGCTGAGAGACCCTTCCCTTAATCTGCACATTGTACATCTAGTCCGGGACCCCCGGGCGGTATTCCGTTCCCGAGAACGCACCACGCAGGATCTCATGATTGACAGCCACATTGTGATGGGGCAGGACTGGCAGAAACTCAAGAAGGAGGATCAACCATACTATGCAATGCAAGTCATCTGCCAAAGCCAGCTGGAGATCTACAAGGCTGTGCAGTCCTTGCCCAAAGTCCTAAGGCAGCGCTACCTGCTCATGCGCTATGAGGACTTGGCCCGGGACCCCCTGGCCCAGACTGCCCGAATGTATGAATATGTGGGGTTGAAATTCTTGCCCCAGCTCCAGACCTGGGTGTACAACATCACTCGAGGCAAGGGCATGGGGGGGCACGCCTTCCAGACAAATGCCAGGAACGCCCTCAGTGTCTCTCAGGCCTGGCGCTGGTCCCTGCCTTACGAAAAGGTTTCTCGACTTCAGAAAGTCTGTGGGAATACCATGAATTTGCTGGGCTACCACCTTGCCACATCTGAGCAAGAGCAGAAAAACCTATCACTGGATCTTTTGTCTACTTGGAGTCCCTACCAGCAAATCTACCGAGAGGGTTGA